The genomic interval GCGCCTGCGGATCTTTTGGAGTTGGAACTACGACGGCGACTGGGTCTCCCCGACCTACGCGCGTTGGAGCCTGCGGGGTTTGCCGGCCCTGTACAAGCTCTATATCATCAGCCAGGTGCGTCCCGGCGAAGATTTGGAAGGCAGTACGGCGTTCCGGTTCATTCAAGACCTGATCCCGGAACTGGACAAGCGGCTGTTCGTAGCGCCGCCCGCGGAGGGAGCCAAGACGCCCGCAAAGCCAATCGCGGAAAAGCCCGCCGAAAAGGCGTAGGCCCATCAAAAATCGACTGTCTCAAGGGCGGCTGAGCCAAAGCTCATCGCCCTTTTTTTCTGCGCGGATCCCGCCGGGCAGCATGCGCGCGGCGACCTCGCCCGGCGTCTGGACAATCGCCGTCAGCACCCGCCATTCCGAAAAGCCCATGCTTTGTTCCGGCCATTGTTGTTGGCGCCAGAAAATGCGCAGCGTTTCGCTAATTATCAGCGCCGACACGCCGGCCAAGGCACCACAACGAACGACGACGAGCGACGCTTCCTGACGGGACGTCGCCTCGTCTGCCAAGCCGTGGGCAACTGCCAACAGGATCGTCTGCGCCTCGGTCGCCATCGCGGCAGTGCGGCAGATCGCAGGCACGACGTTGGGGCCGTAGTCCTGCTCCAGAATCGGCAAGAGCCGACGCCGGAGCCGATTCCGCGTGAATTGTTGGTCGTCGTTGGTACGGTCCTCGCGCCACGGTTGTCCGATCCCGGCCAGGTATTCGCGGAGTTCCCGCCGCCTGAACTCCAACAGCGGCCGGACAAGCGAGACCGCCGGACCCAGCGACCGCGCACGGGACATGCCAGCCAGGCCCTGCAGGCCAGAGCCGCGCAAGAGTCGGTGCAGCACCGTCTCCGCCTGATCGTCGGCGGTGTGACCGACGGCCACGAAGCGAGCCCCGCGAGCTTCGGCCGTTCGACGTAGAAATCGATAGCGTGCTCTGCGCGCCGCCGCCTCGATTCCCTCGCCACCGCGACGTTCACTCGGCACGTCGACCGCCCCGATCACCGCCTGGAGCGACAGTTCGTCGGCCAATCGCCGTACGAATTCGGCGTCAGCGACTCCGGCTTCGCCGCGCAGCCCGTGATCCAGATGGGCGACGCAAATCGCCTCGGATTGCGAGCCAGCCACGGCCTGCATTCCGCGCACCAGGGCTACACTGTCGGCGCCGCCGGAGACCGCGACGACGGCTCCGCACTCCCACCACTCGCTAGGGGGCCATGAAGCGCTAAGTCGATCAAGGAACGGAGGTTTTTCTGGCATCGGGGTAAAGGATTGCGCTAACTGTGCACCGCCAAGCATCTTATCACGAAACAAACAGCCCCGGAGACGCTTGCGGCAACGGTCGGCACTGGTAAGATGGGGACAGAGATCATTTGACGTTCGTTTGCCAGCGTTTCGCGAAGCATGTGGCCGATAGTGGACGCCGCGGAGGCGAGGCGCGCGACACGGTGAATTGACTCTGATTCGGTTGGCGGAAAAATTGCATTTTTGCGCGGGAGTTGTTCCAGCGATGTATCTGCTCCTGGTCGTGCTAAAAGCCCTGTGCGAGCTGATCAACGACCTCAGACGCGTCCCTCAAATGGAACCGGTGCGTCTCCCTGCCGACGAGCGCGACAGCTCGACGGAATCTGACTCACGGCGTACCGAACCCTCGCGATGCGGCTCGTATCTGGCGACACTTGTTCCCAGGCAAATTCCACGTCCCTTAGCTTTCCGCGGCGAGCGTGCGCGCTCGTTGCGTCCCGGCGAGGGGCGTCTGCGCTGGCGGCGCCGGTTCTGATTGTTTCGCTGACCGAATCGGCGTTTATTCTCGTTGTGATTCCCGCCCAAGTTGGGCGGTCGAATCGTTCGCGCGTCGCGCCCACTGGCGCCTGAGTTGCGCGCTTCTTGGCAGTCGATCCGTTTCAAGCGATCGGTTGAGTTTGGGCTGCGCCGCGCTCGCCACGAGTCGCGGCGGCCGTGGCGCGATGAAGCGCCCGGCGATACCCGCCACGCAAGGAGTAGCCGCACCGTGACCTCCCAGCAAGTTGTGATTATTCTCGTCACCGCCTTGGCGGCCGCCGGATTGAGCATCTTTATTCTGAAGATGATCGATCGCCTGCGCCTCAAGGACGCCGAGTCCCAGGCCCAGCAGTTGTTGGAGCGGACCGAACGGGAGATGGAGAATAGGCGCAAAGAGGCCGAACTGGCGCTCAAGGAACGCACCATCCAGCAATTGGCCGAGGTGGAACAGAAGCACGCCGCGGTCCGGCATGAACTTCACGAGCGCGAGCGAGCGCTCGACAAACGTCAGGACTCGCTCGACCAGCAGACCGACCAGGTGCGCAAGCAGGAAAAGATGGTCGAGGCGAACCAGCGACGTCTGAGCGAGAAAATGGACGAGGCGAATCGTCGGAACGAAGAACTCAGCAAGATGCTGGAGCTGGAACGCCAGACGCTGCACCAAATCAGCAGCCTGTCGCGTGAAGAGGCCACTTCCCGGCTGTTGGACGCGCTGGAGCGCGAACTGCAGCACGAGCAAGGCGCGCTCATTCAGCGATTCGAACGCCAGCTCCACGAGACCACGGAGAGTCGTTCCCGAGAATTGTTGATCTCCGCGATGCAGCGCTACGGGGCGTCGCATACCGCGGAGTCGACGACCAGCACGGTCGACATCCCGAACGACGATATGAAGGGACGCATCATCGGCCGCGAAGGACGCAATATCCGCGCCTTCGAAAAAGCTACGGGCGTCGACGTCATCATCGACGATACGCCGGGCGTCGTGATCGTCTCTGGCTTCGACACCGTGCGCCGCGAAGTCGCGCGGATTTCGCTCAACAAACTAATCGCTGACGGCCGCATCCATCCTTCGCGGATCGAAGAAGTCGTGGCTGAAACCCAGAAGGAACTCGAACAACGCGTGCAGAAACTCGGCGAAGAGGCCGCGCAAGAAGCCGACGTGCAGGGGCTCAATCCCAAGTTGATTTACTTGCTGGGACGGCTGCATTTCCGTACCAGTTACACGCAAAACGTGCTGCGACATTCGATCGAGGTCTCTTTCCTCACCAGCATGCTGGCCGAGGAA from Planctomycetia bacterium carries:
- the rny gene encoding ribonuclease Y — translated: MTSQQVVIILVTALAAAGLSIFILKMIDRLRLKDAESQAQQLLERTEREMENRRKEAELALKERTIQQLAEVEQKHAAVRHELHERERALDKRQDSLDQQTDQVRKQEKMVEANQRRLSEKMDEANRRNEELSKMLELERQTLHQISSLSREEATSRLLDALERELQHEQGALIQRFERQLHETTESRSRELLISAMQRYGASHTAESTTSTVDIPNDDMKGRIIGREGRNIRAFEKATGVDVIIDDTPGVVIVSGFDTVRREVARISLNKLIADGRIHPSRIEEVVAETQKELEQRVQKLGEEAAQEADVQGLNPKLIYLLGRLHFRTSYTQNVLRHSIEVSFLTSMLAEEIGMDGRLARRAGLLHDIGKAADHEAEGGHPRIGADLLKRYGERPEVVHAALGHHDDLRIENPYTVLVAAADACSASRPGARRETLERYIKRMEELEKIATSFGGVAQAFAIQAGRELRVLVHAHETTDASAAKICHDIARAFEEQLTYPGEIKVTVLRESRHVEIAK
- the tilS gene encoding tRNA lysidine(34) synthetase TilS: MPEKPPFLDRLSASWPPSEWWECGAVVAVSGGADSVALVRGMQAVAGSQSEAICVAHLDHGLRGEAGVADAEFVRRLADELSLQAVIGAVDVPSERRGGEGIEAAARRARYRFLRRTAEARGARFVAVGHTADDQAETVLHRLLRGSGLQGLAGMSRARSLGPAVSLVRPLLEFRRRELREYLAGIGQPWREDRTNDDQQFTRNRLRRRLLPILEQDYGPNVVPAICRTAAMATEAQTILLAVAHGLADEATSRQEASLVVVRCGALAGVSALIISETLRIFWRQQQWPEQSMGFSEWRVLTAIVQTPGEVAARMLPGGIRAEKKGDELWLSRP